A portion of the Lolium rigidum isolate FL_2022 chromosome 1, APGP_CSIRO_Lrig_0.1, whole genome shotgun sequence genome contains these proteins:
- the LOC124682437 gene encoding F-box protein At5g52880-like — translation MPVRRRAPQRLVARRQETAVVKRYTEMGIAAALSRPWDYPTACCELAELLRHGYADLPKAAQALVAGDVLIAFRLLPDVQTGYALAAANGLLQAVEVSLPKQKKSQAVSEFKCSVIAHKRRARVQEEPGPPHIPHDVLVHIFSFLDMRSLVAAGLVCWSWNSSANDNELWKMNYSLFFSISDVSSGSMPISSVHNSHGLVVQTSADPVFHDPNLIWKEVFHKKHAEYINWSSASNRAICRQCRSILWLSSLTCAAPHHCLKNGKDEVKVVPLLPYAVACYILNAHDRPSSSSDCDDKDSDSEDNVPRRFWNSHVE, via the exons ATGCCGGTGCGGAGGCGGGCGCCACAGCGGTTGGTGGCGCGGCGACAAGAGACGGCGGTGGTGAAGAGGTACACGGAGATGGGGATAGCGGCCGCGCTGTCGCGGCCGTGGGACTACCCGACGGCGTGCTGCGAGCTGGCCGAGCTCCTGCGCCACGGATACGCGGACCTCCCCAAGGCCGCCCAggccctcgtcgccggcgacgtactaATCGCGTTTCGCCTCCTCCCTGA TGTGCAGACAGGATATGCATTAGCGGCAGCCAATGGTCTCCTCCAAGCTGTAGAAGTTTCCCTACCAAAGCAAAAGAAGTCACAAGCTGTTTCAGAGTTCAAATGCTCTGTTATTGCACATAAAAGGCGTGCTAGAGTTCAAGAGGAGCCAG GTCCTCCACACATACCACATGATGTGCTTGTTCATATCTTCAGTTTTCTGGACATGCGTTCTCTGGTAGCAGCTGGTCTCGTTTGCTG GTCATGGAATTCATCGGCAAACGACAATGAACTGTGGAAAATGAACTACTCCCTTTTCTTTAGCATATCCGATGTGAGTTCCGGCAGCATGCCTATATCCAGTGTACATAACAGTCATGGTCTTGTTGTGCAGACTAGCGCCGATCCAGTATTTCATGATCCCAATTTGATCTGGAAAGAGGTTTTCCACAAGAAGCATGCAG AATATATAAACTGGAGTTCTGCATCAAATAGAGCAATATGTAGACAATGTCGTTCAATTCTTTGGCTGAGCAGCTTGACATGCGCCGCTCCACACCATTGTCTCAAGAATGGAAAGGATGAAGTAAAAGTAGTGCCTCTATTACCCTATGCA GTTGCTTGTTACATATTGAATGCTCATGATCGGCCATCTTCATCATCCGATTGTGATGATAAAGATAGTGATTCTGAAGATAATGTGCCCAGACGGTTTTGGAATTCTCATGTTGAGTGA
- the LOC124682440 gene encoding RING-H2 finger protein ATL67-like, which produces MSLADSLSNLGLGAAIAIALAFLVLLAALLLASHFCLRRRHHHPNPAHNHHHHPASSASSSGHISITVPRFLFVAEDDSPGSSSRAGAAPVGLDPAVIASYPKAPFSRAASNADASNETACPICLCEYRDGEMQRAMPDCRHRFHLMCLDAWLRRSASCPVCRSSPIPTPVSTPLATPLSELVPLSQYAADRRRHR; this is translated from the coding sequence ATGTCCCTCGCCGACTCCCTCTCCAACCTCGgcctcggcgccgccatcgccatcgcgctcgccttcctcgtcctcctcgccgcgctcctcctcgcctcccacttctgcctccgccgccgccaccaccaccccaaccccgcccacaaccaccaccaccaccccgcaTCCTCCGCCTCCAGCTCGGGCCACATCTCCATCACAGTCCCGCGCTTCCTCTTCGTCGCCGAGGACGACTCCCCGGGCTCCTCCtcccgcgccggcgccgcccccgTCGGCCTCGACCCCGCCGTGATCGCCTCCTACCCCAAGGCGCCcttctcccgcgccgcctctaacGCCGACGCCTCCAACGAGACCGCCTGCCCCATCTGCCTCTGCGAGTACCGCGACGGCGAGATGCAGCGGGCAATGCCCGACTGCCGCCACCGCTTCCACCTCATGTGCCTCGACGCCTGGCTGCGCCGCAGCGCATCCTGCCCCGTCTGCCGCTCCTCGCCCATCCCCACGCCCGTCTCCACCCCGCTCGCCACCCCGCTATCAGAGCTCGTACCGCTCTCGCAGTACGCCGCGGACCGACGCCGACACAGGTGA
- the LOC124682441 gene encoding uncharacterized protein LOC124682441, translating into MAAAASSSRAAAEDKNEPTRPLAIWSPSIYPAAGDVDEAEQTAKGWRSVQYLRKRRRCLLCCGGCCVLTVVIVGLIILILALTAFKVKDPRITMNSVSLTAISSGAGTGLFDPVATNATLTADVSIKNPNIASVRFSPSATEVSYLGRTISVVYVPAGRVGARRTVRMNVTLDILGDRMARMFNITGLVLGEVYNLTTYTEMNGTVKALGIYKKDLEMRMNCSISVAVGGIFNTSGTPTGAQGVSCVARVKL; encoded by the coding sequence atGGCAGCTGCCGCGTCAAGCAGcagagcggcggcggaggacaaGAACGAGCCGACGAGGCCACTGGCCATCTGGTCCCCGTCCATCTACCCGGCGGCCGGCGACGTGGATGAGGCGGAGCAGACGGCCAAGGGGTGGCGCTCCGTGCAGTACCTCCGGAAGCGCCGGCGGTGCCTCCTCTGCTGCGGCGGCTGCTGCGTCCTGACCGTCGTCATCGTCGGcctcatcatcctcatcctcgCGCTCACCGCGTTCAAGGTGAAGGACCCGCGCATCACCATGAACAGCGTGTCCCTCACCGCCATCAGCTCCGGCGCCGGCACCGGGCTCTTCGACCCGGTCGCCACCAACGCCACCTTAACCGCCGACGTCTCGATCAAGAACCCCAACATCGCGTCGGTCAGGTTCTCCCCCAGCGCGACGGAGGTTAGCTACCTGGGGCGGACCATCAGCGTGGTGTACGTGCCCGCCGGCCGCGTCGGCGCCCGCAGGACGGTGCGCATGAACGTGACGCTGGACATCCTCGGTGACCGGATGGCGCGGATGTTCAACATCACCGGCCTGGTGCTCGGCGAGGTGTACAACCTGACCACCTACACGGAGATGAATGGCACCGTGAAGGCGCTGGGGATCTACAAGAAGGACCTCGAGATGAGGATGAACTGCTCCATCAGTGTGGCGGTTGGCGGCATTTTCAATACGTCAGGGACGCCCACCGGCGCGCAGGGCGTGAGTTGTGTTGCGCGTGTGAAGCTGTGA
- the LOC124682439 gene encoding reticulon-like protein B1 — MAEHKEESVMDKISEKFHGSSSSSDSDGEGKSAAAAVKAKIYRLFGREKPVHSVLGGGKPADLFLWRNKKISGGVLAGATSIWLLFEVLEYHLLTLFCHCLILTLGTLFLWSNASAFINKAPPNIPEVKITEDLAVNVARSLRYEINRGFASLRAIGQGRDLKKFLIVIAGLWILSALGSCCNFLTLFYIVFMVLYTVPVLYEKYEDKIDAFGEKAMVELKKYYAIFDEKCLSKIPKGPSKDKKH, encoded by the exons ATGGCGGAGCACAAGGAGGAGTCGGTGATGGACAAGATCTCCGAGAAGTtccacgggtcctcctcctcctccgactccgaCGGCGAGGGCAAGTCCGCCGCGGCCGCAGTCAAGGCCAAGATCTACCGCCTCTTCGGCCGCGAGAAGCCCGTCCACTCCGTCCTCGGCGGCGGCAAGC CTGCCGATCTCTTCCTGTGGAGGAACAAGAAGATCTCCGGCGGGGTGCTCGCGGGCGCCACCTCCATCTGGCTGCTGTTCGAGGTCCTGGAGTACCACCTCCTCACCCTCTTCTGCCACTGCCTCATCCTCACCCTCGGCACACTCTTCCTCTGGTCAAACGCATCTGCGTTCATCAACAA GGCCCCTCCTAACATTCCCGAGGTGAAGATCACGGAGGACCTGGCTGTCAATGTTGCCCGCTCGCTGAGATATGAGATCAACAGGGGCTTCGCTAGCTTGAGGGCGATCGGTCAAGGCCGTGACCTAAAGAAATTCCTGATT GTGATTGCAGGTCTGTGGATTCTCTCGGCTCTTGGAAGCTGCTGCAATTTCCTGACCTTGTTCTACATAG TCTTCATGGTGCTCTACACTGTGCCGGTTCTGTACGAGAAGTACGAGGACAAGATCGACGCTTTTGGAGAGAAGGCCATGGTCGAACTGAAGAAGTACTACGCCATCTTCGATGAGAAGTGCCTGTCTAAGATTCCCAAGGGTCCGTCGAAAGACAAGAAGCATTAG